The Thalassotalea nanhaiensis genome has a window encoding:
- a CDS encoding SDR family oxidoreductase, producing MNKKSILITGCSSGIGLDSAKTLMARGYQVLATARKQTDVDNLTAQGLQAIRLDLCEQNSIEQALAQVLEITGGTLDYLFNNGAYGQPGAVEDLPTEVLRQQFEANVFGWHELTIQVLKIMRAQGHGRIVQNSSVLGFVCMPYRGAYNASKFAIEGLTDTLRLELKNTNIHISILQPGPIDTHFRQNALQAFKQNIDWQHSIHSDNYQKQIDRLASTEPASGFTLQASAVTRCLIHALESKRPKIRYRITFPTKLFTVLKRLLPSHWLDALLSKG from the coding sequence ATGAATAAGAAATCGATACTAATCACCGGCTGTTCGTCTGGTATTGGCTTAGATTCGGCAAAAACATTAATGGCACGGGGCTATCAAGTACTTGCTACCGCAAGAAAGCAAACCGATGTCGACAACTTAACTGCCCAAGGTTTGCAAGCAATACGCTTAGACCTATGTGAGCAAAATTCGATTGAACAAGCGCTGGCGCAGGTACTCGAAATAACCGGTGGTACGCTAGATTATTTATTTAACAATGGCGCTTATGGGCAACCGGGTGCTGTTGAAGATCTTCCTACCGAGGTATTACGCCAACAATTTGAAGCTAACGTGTTTGGTTGGCATGAATTAACCATTCAAGTACTCAAAATTATGCGCGCTCAAGGGCATGGTCGTATTGTTCAAAACAGCTCAGTATTAGGCTTTGTTTGTATGCCTTACAGAGGTGCCTATAACGCTTCAAAATTTGCTATCGAAGGTCTAACCGATACGCTCAGGTTAGAATTAAAAAATACTAATATTCACATTAGCATTTTACAACCGGGGCCTATCGATACGCATTTTAGACAAAATGCGCTGCAGGCGTTTAAGCAAAATATTGATTGGCAACATAGTATTCATAGTGATAATTATCAAAAACAAATTGATCGTTTGGCAAGTACAGAGCCAGCCAGCGGCTTTACCTTACAAGCAAGCGCGGTAACTCGTTGTTTAATTCATGCTTTGGAAAGTAAACGCCCAAAAATTCGATATCGCATAACGTTCCCAACTAAATTATTTACCGTGCTAAAGCGCCTATTACCAAGCCATTGGTTAGATGCTTTGTTAAGTAAAGGTTGA
- a CDS encoding acyltransferase family protein, with translation MTSEAVNQQDKPAKKKFLNSINHFRGIAIIFIVMAHCYRPAGWQIETLADKFWFNLMMNGTVFFVFISGFLFHHVFYNRWDYEKYMKNKTKYVFVPYFLLSLPWIVWHLLAGPEPSLHVLHANISDTSTAATWYVLTGRALTAYWYIPMGMMLFALSPWVMGLIARKSLLQFAIPLAILAMLMHRPISNLNAIQSLIYFLPVYLIGVWTSVERDKIFPVIDKLWFVMLLGAIGLAIGQAFFFGAGVLNKHAFELTVLDLMLPQKLLLTFALLAVLNKFEHISIGFLQKLAEVSFAIYFIHPWITTPWWMIYNSPDVFNMQGQGNILTTLLVTMGVIAISYLIAKLFKKALKHRSRYIIGW, from the coding sequence ATGACATCTGAAGCTGTAAACCAACAAGATAAACCCGCGAAAAAGAAATTCCTCAATAGTATCAATCACTTTAGAGGTATCGCCATAATATTTATTGTTATGGCGCATTGCTATCGTCCAGCGGGTTGGCAAATTGAAACGCTTGCGGATAAGTTTTGGTTTAACCTGATGATGAATGGCACCGTATTTTTCGTCTTTATTTCAGGCTTTTTATTTCACCATGTTTTTTATAATCGTTGGGATTATGAAAAGTATATGAAGAATAAAACCAAGTACGTATTTGTACCTTATTTCTTATTATCTTTACCTTGGATTGTATGGCACTTACTTGCTGGACCTGAGCCTTCATTGCATGTCCTACATGCCAACATTAGTGATACTTCTACTGCAGCAACCTGGTATGTATTAACCGGTAGGGCATTGACCGCATATTGGTATATTCCAATGGGAATGATGTTATTTGCCCTTTCTCCTTGGGTGATGGGCTTAATTGCGCGAAAGTCACTGCTACAGTTTGCTATTCCTTTGGCAATACTTGCCATGTTGATGCACCGACCCATTTCTAATTTAAATGCTATTCAATCTCTGATCTATTTTTTACCTGTATATCTAATCGGCGTTTGGACTTCGGTAGAGAGAGACAAAATATTCCCTGTAATAGATAAGCTTTGGTTTGTAATGCTGCTAGGTGCTATTGGTTTAGCCATAGGGCAAGCTTTCTTCTTTGGTGCTGGCGTATTGAACAAGCATGCCTTTGAGTTAACGGTATTAGATTTGATGCTGCCACAAAAACTACTTTTAACCTTCGCCTTACTGGCAGTTTTAAATAAGTTTGAACATATCAGCATTGGTTTTTTACAGAAGTTAGCCGAAGTAAGCTTTGCTATTTACTTTATCCACCCTTGGATAACTACGCCTTGGTGGATGATTTATAACAGTCCAGATGTTTTTAACATGCAGGGACAGGGAAATATTCTAACAACGCTGTTGGTTACTATGGGCGTAATTGCCATTTCGTACCTTATTGCTAAGCTTTTTAAGAAAGCGTTAAAACATCGCAGTCGTTACATTATTGGTTGGTAA
- a CDS encoding BCCT family transporter — protein MNLNIDKLNKPVFVVSSLFILALIIYTVLDPSTAGSNFSYLQNTIVTNGSWFYVLTVTIILVFAIYMSISSISAIKLGPDHASPDYSFSTWLAMLFAAGMGIGLMFFGVAEPVMHYLSPPTAEKNTLEAAREAMKITFFHWGLHAWAIYAIVALILSYFCYRHKLPLTLRSALHPIIGDKIYGWPGHLVDIFAVVSTVFGVATSLGLGATQVNSGLNYLLGIDVSTQNQIFIMIAITALASVSVATGLDKGIKILSQTNMLLAIALLALVFVLGPSVFLLKVYVQNIGAYLSDLVHTSFNLFAYDKKDWIGGWTIFYWGWWLAWAPFVGLFIARISRGRTIREFILGVMLVPTAFTLLWMTIFGNTAISMVTDGTSANLAQMVGENSSVALFVFLENFPFTTALTILSVVMIVIFFVTSCDSGAMVIDMLCSNGRNDTPLWQRLFWAISVGLVAAILSVAGGLSALQTMTIASALPFSIVLLFAIFGLMRALQIESVKKESLLVNAMPTNYYQDAEQWREKLDNLVSHPDKKNATKYIEVKVFKAFSKLKEQFELNGINAEIEQSKNGIKILVNHGTEYDFAYGVHKKMHTQPDFASDDDSNDDDMYYRAEVHLMEGGQDYDIMGWSEIAIINDVIDQYQKHTHFLHLLRE, from the coding sequence ATGAACCTAAATATCGATAAATTAAACAAGCCGGTCTTCGTAGTATCTTCACTGTTCATTCTTGCGTTAATCATTTATACCGTTCTAGACCCTAGCACTGCTGGGAGCAACTTTTCGTATTTACAAAATACTATTGTCACTAACGGCAGCTGGTTCTATGTGTTAACCGTAACGATAATACTTGTATTTGCTATATATATGAGTATCTCAAGTATCAGTGCAATAAAGCTTGGGCCTGATCACGCAAGTCCTGATTACAGTTTCAGTACTTGGCTTGCAATGTTATTTGCTGCGGGTATGGGTATTGGATTAATGTTCTTTGGCGTGGCTGAGCCGGTTATGCATTATCTGTCTCCACCAACGGCTGAAAAAAACACCTTGGAAGCTGCACGGGAAGCGATGAAAATAACCTTTTTTCATTGGGGATTACACGCTTGGGCAATTTATGCCATTGTCGCGTTAATTCTATCCTATTTTTGTTATCGCCATAAGCTGCCTTTAACCCTGCGATCGGCCCTTCACCCTATTATTGGTGATAAAATTTATGGTTGGCCGGGTCATTTAGTTGATATTTTTGCTGTGGTCAGTACCGTATTTGGGGTTGCCACATCTTTAGGCTTAGGAGCGACGCAAGTTAATTCAGGACTAAATTACCTACTTGGTATTGATGTTAGCACCCAAAATCAAATTTTCATTATGATTGCTATAACGGCTCTCGCTTCTGTGTCTGTAGCAACCGGACTAGACAAGGGTATTAAAATTTTATCGCAAACCAATATGTTGCTGGCTATTGCGCTATTAGCATTAGTATTTGTGCTTGGGCCTAGTGTGTTTTTACTCAAAGTTTATGTACAAAATATTGGCGCCTACTTGTCTGATTTAGTCCATACCTCATTTAACTTATTCGCTTATGATAAAAAAGATTGGATCGGTGGATGGACAATATTTTATTGGGGGTGGTGGCTTGCCTGGGCGCCATTCGTAGGATTATTTATTGCGCGTATTTCTCGAGGCCGAACCATAAGAGAATTTATTTTAGGGGTAATGTTAGTACCTACTGCATTCACTCTGTTATGGATGACAATTTTTGGTAACACCGCTATTTCTATGGTTACTGACGGTACTAGTGCAAACTTGGCACAAATGGTTGGAGAAAATAGCTCGGTAGCCTTATTTGTGTTTTTGGAAAATTTCCCATTTACAACGGCATTAACCATTTTATCAGTAGTAATGATCGTTATTTTCTTTGTCACTTCATGTGACTCTGGCGCGATGGTTATCGATATGTTGTGCTCTAACGGTAGAAATGACACGCCATTATGGCAACGTTTATTTTGGGCGATTAGTGTAGGTTTAGTTGCAGCGATACTTTCTGTTGCCGGAGGTTTAAGTGCCTTGCAAACCATGACTATAGCCAGTGCCTTGCCGTTTTCTATTGTATTGCTGTTTGCTATTTTTGGCTTAATGCGGGCGTTACAAATAGAGAGTGTTAAAAAAGAAAGTTTATTAGTTAATGCCATGCCGACCAATTATTATCAAGATGCCGAACAGTGGCGAGAAAAACTGGATAACCTGGTGTCTCACCCCGATAAAAAAAATGCCACCAAGTATATCGAAGTGAAAGTTTTTAAAGCGTTTAGCAAATTAAAAGAACAATTTGAACTTAATGGTATTAATGCTGAAATAGAACAATCTAAAAATGGCATCAAGATTTTAGTAAACCATGGTACTGAATATGACTTTGCCTATGGTGTGCACAAGAAAATGCACACTCAACCTGACTTTGCCAGCGATGATGATAGTAACGACGATGACATGTATTATCGGGCGGAAGTGCATTTAATGGAAGGCGGTCAAGATTACGATATTATGGGTTGGTCTGAAATTGCAATAATTAACGATGTGATTGATCAATACCAGAAGCATACCCACTTCTTGCATCTACTAAGAGAGTAA
- the bshA gene encoding N-acetyl-alpha-D-glucosaminyl L-malate synthase BshA: MRIGIVCHPTIGGSGLIATQLGIGLARIGYEVHFISHARPFKLVDEKGIFFHCVEGIDYPLFDDPLYTFALTAKIVEVANTYDLDLVHAHYSIPHSLCAYLASEITHKKFPTVTTIHGTDVTVVGQDKPLYPLNRFSINKSTVVTTVSNFQRRYTKEQFEISKSIEVIYNFIDLEIFSPKHASLERRRMLASDDEKILMHISNFRPVKNTEAVIEAFHMVQAKVNARLVLLGNGPDLNKIKLLCEQLGIAEKVTFLGDVMHVENILPNADCVFQPSYHESFSMVALEAMACGVPTVTSNADGIPEVVEQGKSGFMSEPNDILAMAKDIIDVLSDSQLQQRMGAYGRKRAEQNFCWSDKIAEYVQCYERAISKRQAKLIEFPKRQQQ; the protein is encoded by the coding sequence ATGCGCATTGGTATAGTTTGCCACCCTACAATTGGAGGCTCTGGCTTAATTGCCACTCAACTTGGTATAGGGCTAGCTCGAATAGGCTATGAAGTTCATTTCATTTCTCATGCTCGACCTTTTAAATTAGTCGATGAAAAGGGCATATTTTTTCATTGTGTCGAAGGCATAGACTACCCCTTGTTTGATGATCCGCTTTATACCTTTGCCTTAACGGCGAAAATAGTTGAAGTAGCGAATACTTACGATTTAGATTTAGTGCATGCGCATTATTCTATTCCACATTCGTTATGTGCATACCTTGCCTCAGAAATTACCCATAAGAAGTTTCCAACCGTTACTACTATTCATGGCACGGATGTTACCGTTGTTGGGCAAGACAAACCGCTTTATCCACTAAATAGATTCAGTATTAACAAAAGCACAGTGGTTACTACCGTTTCTAATTTCCAGCGGCGCTATACCAAAGAACAATTTGAGATCAGTAAATCGATTGAGGTCATTTACAATTTTATAGACCTTGAAATTTTTTCTCCTAAACACGCAAGTTTAGAACGAAGACGTATGTTAGCCAGTGATGACGAAAAAATATTAATGCATATTTCAAACTTTCGTCCGGTAAAAAATACTGAAGCAGTAATTGAGGCATTTCATATGGTGCAAGCTAAGGTGAATGCTCGTTTGGTGTTACTCGGCAATGGGCCAGATTTAAATAAAATAAAATTACTGTGCGAGCAATTGGGTATTGCTGAAAAAGTCACGTTTTTAGGCGACGTTATGCATGTAGAAAATATTCTTCCTAATGCCGACTGTGTATTTCAACCCAGTTATCACGAGTCATTTAGCATGGTGGCACTAGAGGCGATGGCGTGCGGAGTGCCTACCGTTACCAGTAATGCAGATGGTATTCCAGAAGTCGTAGAGCAAGGGAAGAGTGGTTTTATGTCAGAGCCAAACGACATCCTTGCAATGGCTAAAGATATAATTGATGTATTAAGTGATTCCCAATTACAGCAAAGAATGGGCGCTTATGGCCGAAAAAGAGCTGAGCAGAATTTTTGTTGGTCAGACAAAATTGCTGAATATGTGCAGTGTTATGAGAGAGCAATTTCAAAACGCCAGGCAAAATTAATTGAATTTCCTAAAAGACAACAACAATAG
- the nirB gene encoding nitrite reductase large subunit NirB: MSADTQSTQNIVVVGNGMVGHHFVEQLSQNSNYNITVLSAESRLAYDRVHLSEYFSGKTADDLALTTPEVYQQLGVNFYLDAKVTTIDKSRKVVTTEQGESYSYDKLVLATGSYPFVPPIPGKEREHCLVYRTIDDLDAIQASANTGKTGVVVGGGLLGLEAANALKELGLDTHVVEFAPQLMGVQLDQAGGQQLRKMIEELGVTVHTEKATNVITDGESSVHKMEFADGTHLETDLILFSAGIRPYDNLAREFDLAVGERGGIVVNNQCQTSDEDIYAIGECALWNNFIFGLVAPGYTMAKVAASHIDGGEESFTGADMSTKLKLMGVEVGSIGDAHARTPGAQSYTYQNERDNVYKKMVVSQDGKTLLGAVLVGDTSEYDSLLQYALNGIELPENPDALILPSNGGEKPTLGVDSLPDTATICSCLNVTKGDIVAAVDAGATDVGAIKSVTKASTGCGGCSALLKNVAENEFAKRGLEVKKDICSHFVYSRTELFHIIKAEKIKNFDTLIAKHGKGMGCEICKPAVGSILASVYNDYILQDDHLHLQDTNDTYLGNMQKDGTYSVVPRMPGGEVTPEKLIVIGEVAKEYNLYTKVTGGQRIDLFGARVDQLPAIWKRLIDAGMETGHAYGKSLRTVKSCVGSTWCRYGVQDSMSMAIFLEERYKGLRSPHKIKFAVSGCTRECAEAQSKDIGVIATENGWNLYVSGNGGMKPRHGDLFATDLDDATLIKYIDRYLMFYVRMADRLQRTSVWLESLEGGLEYMQKVVKDDHLGINDELERQMDAVVATYQCEWKTTVESPEKLKRFRQFVNSDKQDENIQFVTEREQIRPATLTEKAANGLLIETVDVTAVEPA; this comes from the coding sequence ATGAGCGCAGATACTCAAAGTACACAAAATATTGTCGTCGTCGGAAATGGCATGGTTGGCCATCACTTTGTTGAGCAGCTTAGCCAAAATTCAAATTACAACATTACCGTGTTGTCAGCAGAATCACGTTTAGCTTACGACCGAGTGCACTTATCTGAGTATTTTTCTGGCAAAACTGCTGACGATTTAGCTCTAACAACACCTGAGGTTTATCAACAGCTTGGCGTTAACTTTTACCTTGATGCCAAGGTTACTACTATCGACAAAAGCCGAAAAGTGGTGACTACCGAGCAAGGAGAGTCATATAGTTATGACAAGCTTGTGCTTGCTACTGGCTCGTATCCATTTGTTCCGCCAATTCCAGGCAAAGAACGCGAGCACTGTCTAGTGTATCGTACCATTGATGATTTAGATGCGATTCAAGCGTCTGCCAATACCGGTAAAACTGGTGTCGTTGTTGGCGGTGGTTTACTTGGCTTAGAAGCGGCAAATGCATTAAAAGAATTAGGTCTAGATACTCATGTAGTGGAATTTGCTCCGCAGTTAATGGGCGTTCAGCTTGACCAAGCTGGCGGGCAACAGTTGCGTAAAATGATCGAAGAGCTTGGTGTTACCGTTCATACCGAAAAAGCCACTAACGTAATTACTGATGGTGAATCAAGTGTTCATAAAATGGAATTTGCCGACGGCACTCACCTTGAAACTGATTTAATTTTATTTTCAGCGGGTATTCGTCCTTATGATAATTTAGCTCGTGAATTTGATTTAGCCGTTGGTGAGCGAGGCGGCATTGTAGTGAACAATCAGTGCCAAACGTCAGATGAGGATATTTACGCCATAGGCGAATGTGCATTATGGAATAACTTTATATTTGGTTTGGTCGCCCCTGGTTATACCATGGCAAAAGTTGCCGCAAGTCATATTGATGGCGGTGAAGAGTCGTTCACTGGCGCAGACATGAGTACAAAATTAAAACTGATGGGCGTTGAAGTTGGCTCTATTGGTGATGCCCATGCTCGCACACCGGGTGCTCAATCTTACACTTATCAAAATGAACGCGATAATGTTTATAAAAAAATGGTAGTAAGCCAAGATGGCAAAACCTTATTAGGTGCCGTACTTGTAGGGGACACCAGTGAATATGATTCGTTATTGCAATACGCATTAAATGGCATTGAATTGCCGGAAAACCCTGACGCGTTAATTTTACCAAGCAATGGTGGTGAAAAACCTACTTTAGGGGTAGATTCATTACCTGATACTGCAACTATTTGTTCATGTTTAAACGTAACCAAAGGCGATATTGTTGCTGCCGTTGATGCTGGTGCTACCGATGTTGGTGCTATCAAAAGCGTGACTAAAGCTAGCACCGGTTGTGGTGGTTGTTCGGCGCTGCTTAAAAACGTTGCTGAAAATGAGTTTGCCAAACGTGGCCTTGAAGTTAAAAAGGACATCTGTAGTCACTTTGTTTATAGCCGAACTGAATTGTTTCATATCATTAAAGCTGAAAAAATTAAAAACTTTGATACCTTAATTGCTAAACACGGTAAAGGCATGGGCTGTGAGATTTGTAAGCCGGCAGTAGGGTCAATTTTAGCCTCAGTGTATAACGATTACATCCTGCAAGACGACCACTTGCACCTGCAAGATACTAACGATACTTACTTAGGTAATATGCAAAAAGATGGTACTTATTCAGTAGTACCGCGTATGCCTGGCGGCGAAGTAACGCCAGAAAAACTTATTGTTATTGGTGAAGTCGCGAAAGAATACAACTTATATACCAAAGTAACTGGCGGTCAGCGCATCGATTTATTTGGTGCTCGCGTTGACCAATTACCCGCAATTTGGAAGCGCTTAATCGATGCTGGTATGGAAACAGGTCATGCCTATGGTAAGTCATTGCGTACGGTAAAATCTTGTGTTGGTAGTACCTGGTGTCGTTATGGCGTACAAGACAGTATGTCGATGGCCATTTTCTTAGAAGAACGCTACAAAGGTTTACGTTCACCACACAAAATCAAATTTGCTGTATCGGGTTGTACCCGTGAGTGTGCTGAAGCACAAAGCAAAGATATTGGTGTAATAGCCACTGAAAATGGCTGGAACTTATACGTGAGTGGTAATGGTGGCATGAAACCGCGCCATGGTGATTTATTTGCTACCGACTTAGATGATGCCACATTGATTAAATACATCGATCGTTACTTAATGTTTTATGTCCGTATGGCTGACAGGTTACAACGTACTTCAGTATGGTTGGAAAGCCTGGAAGGCGGGTTAGAGTACATGCAAAAGGTCGTTAAGGATGATCATTTAGGCATTAACGATGAGCTTGAACGTCAAATGGATGCCGTTGTCGCCACTTATCAATGTGAGTGGAAAACAACCGTAGAAAGTCCTGAAAAATTAAAACGTTTCCGTCAGTTTGTTAACTCTGACAAGCAAGATGAAAACATTCAATTTGTCACCGAACGTGAGCAAATTCGCCCGGCAACACTTACTGAAAAAGCAGCAAATGGCCTGCTTATTGAAACAGTAGATGTTACTGCGGTAGAGCCCGCTTAA
- a CDS encoding cation:dicarboxylate symporter family transporter, with protein sequence MFDKKNKMSMSTMVLLSFALGIIFGLFFGEMLAWMGIIGDAFIKLLQMTIIPYIIVSLISSLGNLSYEQARSLGVKVGKLMLVIWIIGLLVMYLIKFTFPEWQSGSFFSLTALTDPESIDLLDLYIPANPFYSLSNSYIPAIVVFCVATGIALISVDEKESLMKPMELLGAAFNKVTQYIVKMMPIGIFAMTAATAGTMDLAEFQKLQVYFVAHIVMTIILTYWVLPAILATITPFSYRDITGIAKDAMITAFAAGNIFIILPLLIERTKELFHKYNLGDENTDNYSNIIIPVVFSFPNLGKLLTIVFVLFAAWFSGRELDFFTYLPMSINGLISLFGSVYLTIPMLLDSLELSSDLFQLFMVSSLFTSRFTSLLAAMNIFILAVGGTAMLAGIAKISMKRLAVYSALTPVVFVVIFSLTNMLLSSFVDTEYVMDEVVTKMETANELPEEVKTYLWDDLAPTISPRSIADIKKNGYLNVGYNPRQVPFSYFNANQELVGFDIEMMKKLASELDVKLVFIPYDDVNAVKALNRGQFDIAISGLQMTTKRIQMLNFTNPALTLHYSIVVKDHRADEFLNSDYLKTAEKITLASVGEYSISSQLIKMYPNVEIQRIESDKEFFDDKSGKWDGLIISLEAGQAWTILYPEYVAIYNRDDIKSFPMSYAVARDNISLQTFLNSWLTIQESSGHIEKLYGYWILGENAVPKQPRWSIIKDVLHWVDDKDGD encoded by the coding sequence ATGTTTGATAAAAAAAATAAAATGAGCATGTCAACCATGGTGCTACTCTCCTTTGCGTTAGGCATTATTTTTGGATTGTTTTTTGGTGAAATGTTAGCTTGGATGGGGATCATTGGTGATGCTTTTATTAAGCTATTACAGATGACCATTATTCCATACATAATCGTTTCATTAATTTCCAGCTTAGGTAACTTGTCCTATGAACAGGCTCGTTCGTTAGGAGTCAAAGTAGGTAAATTGATGCTTGTCATCTGGATCATCGGCTTATTAGTCATGTATTTAATTAAATTTACCTTTCCAGAATGGCAGTCGGGTTCGTTTTTCAGTTTAACCGCGTTAACCGATCCTGAATCTATTGATTTACTTGATTTATATATACCGGCAAATCCATTTTATTCGTTATCAAACAGCTATATTCCGGCCATCGTTGTGTTTTGTGTTGCCACAGGTATCGCGCTTATTTCGGTGGATGAGAAAGAGTCATTAATGAAGCCTATGGAGTTATTAGGCGCTGCGTTTAATAAAGTGACTCAATATATTGTAAAAATGATGCCAATTGGTATTTTTGCGATGACCGCAGCAACTGCAGGAACGATGGACTTAGCTGAGTTTCAAAAGTTGCAGGTGTACTTTGTCGCTCATATAGTAATGACTATTATTTTAACTTATTGGGTGTTGCCGGCAATTTTAGCGACGATTACCCCGTTTTCCTATCGTGATATTACAGGTATTGCCAAAGATGCGATGATCACTGCATTTGCTGCCGGTAATATATTTATCATTTTGCCGTTATTAATTGAACGTACTAAAGAGCTGTTTCATAAATATAATTTAGGTGACGAAAACACTGACAACTATTCAAATATCATTATTCCTGTAGTGTTTAGTTTTCCTAATCTGGGTAAATTATTAACCATAGTATTCGTATTATTTGCCGCTTGGTTCTCTGGCAGAGAGCTGGATTTTTTCACCTACCTACCTATGTCTATCAATGGGCTTATTAGCTTGTTTGGTAGTGTGTATTTAACCATACCTATGTTATTGGATTCATTAGAGCTTTCTTCTGATTTATTTCAATTGTTTATGGTATCCAGCTTATTTACCAGTCGTTTCACATCGCTTTTAGCGGCAATGAATATTTTCATTCTTGCCGTGGGTGGTACCGCTATGTTGGCAGGCATTGCCAAAATAAGTATGAAACGTTTGGCGGTGTACAGCGCATTAACGCCGGTGGTTTTTGTGGTTATTTTTTCACTGACAAATATGTTGTTAAGCAGTTTCGTTGACACTGAATATGTTATGGATGAAGTCGTTACAAAAATGGAAACAGCAAACGAACTGCCTGAAGAAGTTAAAACTTACCTTTGGGATGATTTAGCGCCAACCATATCGCCAAGATCGATTGCAGATATAAAGAAGAATGGCTATTTAAATGTTGGCTATAACCCTAGACAAGTGCCTTTCTCATATTTTAATGCTAATCAAGAACTGGTTGGCTTTGATATTGAAATGATGAAAAAACTCGCGTCTGAATTGGATGTTAAATTGGTTTTCATACCTTACGATGACGTTAATGCCGTGAAAGCATTAAACAGAGGTCAATTTGATATTGCCATTTCAGGGCTGCAAATGACTACAAAACGTATTCAAATGTTAAACTTCACCAATCCAGCGCTGACACTGCATTATTCTATCGTGGTGAAAGATCATCGAGCTGATGAATTTTTAAATAGTGATTATTTAAAAACGGCTGAAAAAATCACCTTAGCATCGGTTGGAGAGTATTCAATATCATCACAGTTGATCAAGATGTATCCGAACGTTGAAATACAACGAATAGAATCAGATAAAGAATTTTTTGATGATAAAAGCGGTAAGTGGGATGGCTTAATTATTAGTTTAGAAGCAGGTCAAGCTTGGACTATTTTATACCCTGAATACGTTGCGATTTATAACCGCGATGACATTAAATCTTTCCCAATGTCTTATGCTGTTGCTCGAGACAATATTTCATTGCAAACCTTTTTAAACAGCTGGCTTACCATTCAGGAATCATCGGGTCATATTGAAAAGTTATATGGTTATTGGATTTTAGGTGAAAATGCGGTGCCTAAACAACCTCGTTGGTCAATCATAAAAGATGTACTGCACTGGGTTGATGATAAAGACGGCGATTAA